In Carboxydothermus pertinax, a single genomic region encodes these proteins:
- a CDS encoding nucleoside recognition domain-containing protein — MGEKMIIEALSGSIGMLIKIALIVIPLMVVLEIAKELKVLEKWAKPLEHLMGFLGMQKEAAFPLMAGLIFGLAYGAGLIIDSARDGVLKHKDLVLISVFLVICHSLIEDTLLFVTVGANGALLLGYRIILALIITFIVSRWWKFN; from the coding sequence ATGGGGGAAAAGATGATAATTGAAGCATTATCGGGAAGTATTGGTATGCTTATTAAAATTGCGCTTATTGTAATTCCACTAATGGTGGTTTTAGAAATTGCGAAAGAATTAAAAGTCCTTGAAAAATGGGCAAAACCGCTAGAGCACCTCATGGGCTTTTTGGGAATGCAAAAGGAAGCAGCTTTTCCATTAATGGCGGGGTTAATCTTTGGCCTTGCTTATGGGGCTGGCTTAATTATTGATAGTGCCCGCGACGGGGTTTTAAAACATAAAGATTTAGTTTTAATTAGTGTATTTCTAGTTATATGTCATTCTTTAATTGAAGATACCCTTTTATTTGTCACTGTAGGAGCTAATGGGGCTCTTCTTTTAGGCTACCGGATAATATTAGCCCTAATTATAACTTTTATCGTTTCCCGGTGGTGGAAATTTAATTGA
- a CDS encoding nucleoside recognition domain-containing protein → MEGINFYNLKIAAFRGIQKGFNVTYELAKTVVPVYFLITILKYSGILSIISKFFEPVMKLVGLPGEASLIFVIGNVLNLYPTIAAIAALHLTTKQVTIIATMLLLSHNLFVETAVSKKSGVAIGYLVLLRLTAALFSGFLLNIVL, encoded by the coding sequence ATGGAAGGAATAAATTTTTATAATTTAAAAATAGCTGCATTTCGCGGGATACAAAAAGGTTTTAATGTAACCTATGAACTTGCCAAAACAGTTGTTCCGGTATATTTTTTAATTACCATTTTAAAATATTCTGGGATATTATCAATAATTTCAAAGTTCTTTGAGCCGGTAATGAAGTTGGTAGGACTTCCGGGGGAGGCATCTTTAATTTTTGTAATTGGCAATGTCTTAAATCTTTATCCGACTATTGCGGCGATTGCTGCCCTACATTTGACAACAAAGCAGGTAACGATTATTGCTACAATGCTTTTACTTTCCCATAATCTTTTTGTGGAAACAGCTGTTAGCAAAAAAAGCGGAGTTGCCATCGGGTATCTGGTATTATTACGGCTAACTGCTGCATTGTTTAGCGGTTTTCTTTTAAATATTGTTCTTTAG